In Capsicum annuum cultivar UCD-10X-F1 chromosome 7, UCD10Xv1.1, whole genome shotgun sequence, one genomic interval encodes:
- the LOC107877966 gene encoding uncharacterized protein LOC107877966 isoform X1 has translation MESDDDYQFVYLPEVPRPRFKRLKKAVATSKNQRGLVFDFDFAKLEALEEDEKRRGSVFEEKGGEAQEDSTELVSPHNSEVEIRLEPVYGDSRKKFFDDEGVLVSDQQWKEVKTSLEFGHQFRGEEHQQIGEDLVSKEIHEEIGETDKEIGDMNMEKFGIQQDVEGDGKKTKKKMRSKGGLGRQVKPKELASNRRIAAKESKTFLQQLQVDTQRLLRESKDATFKPIPVVHKPISSVLEKIRKRKLEISKNRTTMLTGNSSIHKFTASREVMMEVDAKGAYSEEQRVDKLETELEGKVNAHGIEARITDTSNIDGISVLPIKRSSEIVPDEMALDEKHNAVFRAPVDDTQDLFDDFELTGSKDEILDDLASSHLEEVMAPSLLALNLKFDSAPPDESSSDDEDNDKENISSHIKGGGGCNSPKGDPVKAFVDDEAEVEEDSGDDLFHFCDNEDDNDIDDSAELHDIIATDYKEKPIDNEKRNELHQKWLEQQDAAGTENLLQRLKWVVEQKEMLVDDELEREECEEEVNDVTHMDAVPKSSTWLNSKNTKQIIMQMFVDKDDVFLSDEDEDTGKRLVKQRMLYNSELTNVAPPIEDEISSEIFGLIKKLNTVPDNKRKSKASSFFDTVLGDQKKKSSLKSSFLGRVTNHLPSSHKQSSTIVRSFIFGRDDSNSRSSMSMSEDSSDMTVKENLPNRNSSTMFGSFQAKTGSQGENSAAGTSAAAPLFEILKRSSAPSNLCSQDVLLDLPKPLLTDLRDLKRSKAQGKI, from the exons ATGGAAAGCGATGATGATTATCAGTTCGTTTACTTGCCGGAGGTTCCCCGTCCGAGGTTCAAACGTTTAAAGAAAGCTGTAGCAACGTCCAAAAATCAACGTGGTCTCGTGTTTGACTTTGATTTTGCCAAATTGGAAGCTTTAGAAGAAGATGAGAAAAGACGTGGGTCTGTTTTTGAGGAAAAGGGCGGTGAAGCCCAAGAAGATTCAACTGAACTTGTGTCACCACACAACAGCGAAGTTGAGATCAGATTAGAGCCTGTTTATGGAGATAGTAGAAAAAAGTTCTTTGATGACGAGGGTGTTCTCGTTTCTGATCAGCAGTGGAAAGAGGTTAAAACATCTCTCGAATTTGGTCATCAGTTTCGTGGCGAAGAACATCAACAAATTGGTGAAGATTTGGTATCTAAGGAGATTCATGAAGAGATTGGAGAAACTGACAAAGAGATTGGGGATATGAATATGGAGAAATTCGGAATACAACAAGATGTTGAAGGAGATGgcaaaaagacaaaaaagaagaTGAGATCTAAAGGTGGCCTTGGTAGACAAGTGAAGCCTAAAGAACTGGCTTCGAATAGAAGAATAGCAGCAAAG GAAAGCAAAACATTTCTTCAGCAGCTTCAGGTTGATACTCAACGATTATTGCGAG AAAGCAAGGATGCAACCTTTAAGCCTATACCAGTTGTACATAAGCCAATATCCTCGGTTCTGGAAAAGATTCGGAAAAGGAAGCTTGAAATCTCAAAAAA CAGGACCACAATGCTAACTGGAAACAGTTCCATTCACAAGTTTACTGCTTCTAGAGAGGTTATGATGGAAGTAGATGCGAAGGGTGCATATTCTGAAGAACAAAGAGTTGACAAACTGGAAACAGAGTTGGAAGGGAAAGTGAATGCTCATGGCATAGAAGCGAGGATTACAGATACTTCCAATATTGATGGAATTTCAGTACTTCCAATTAAGAGAAGCAGTGAAATTGTTCCTGATGAAATG GCTTTGGATGAAAAGCACAATGCTGTATTTAGAGCTCCTGTTGATGACACCCAG gatttatttgatgattttgaactaaCAGGCAGTAAGGATGAGATACTTGATGACCTGGCTTCTAGTCATTTGGAAGAAGTAATGGCACCGTCTCTCCTTGCTTTGAACTTGAAGTTTGATTCCGCCCCTCCAGATGAAAG TTCCTCAGATGACGAGGATAATGACAAGGAGAACATAAGTTCACATATAAAAGGTGGCGGTGGCTGCAATTCTCCAAAGGGAGACCCTGTTAAAGCATTTGTTGATGATGAAGCAGAGGTAGAAGAAGACAGTGGTGATGACCTATTCCATTTTTGTGATAATGAAGacgataatgatattgatgattctgctGAACTCCATGATATTATTGCCACTGATTACAAAGAGAAGCCAATTGATAATGAAAAGCGGAATGAACTTCATCAAAAGTGGCTTGAGCAACAGGATGCAGCTGGAACTGAAAATTTGCTGCAACGATTAAAATGGGTTGTAGAACAAAAAGAGATGTTGGTTGATGATGAACTAGAAAGAGAAGAGTGTGAAGAAGAGGTCAATGACGTCACTCACATGGATGCAGTACCTAAGAGTTCTACGTGGTTGAATTCAAAAAACACAAAGCAAATAAtaatgcagatgtttgtagataAAGATGATGTTTTCTTATCTGATGAAGATGAGGATACTGGAAAGAGGCTTGTCAAGCAGCGTATGCTTTATAATTCT GAGCTTACAAATGTGGCGCCACCTATTGAGGATGAAATTTCCAGTGAGATATTTGGACTTATAAAGAAGCTTAATACTGTGCCGGAtaataagagaaaatcaaaagCATCCT CATTCTTTGATACAGTTCTAGGGgatcaaaagaagaaaagttcTTTGAAG TCCTCTTTTCTTGGACGAGTTACAAATCATCTCCCATCATCCCATAAACAAAGTTCAACAATAGTTCGTTCTTTCATCTTTGGACGGGATGACAGCAATAGCCGAAGCTCAATGTCAATGTCAGAGGATTCTTCAGATATG ACCGTGAAAGAAAACCTTCCAAACAGGAATAGTTCAACTATGTTTGGAAGCTTCCAAGCCAAAACCGGCAGTCAAGGTGAAAATTCTGCTGCAGGAACATCAGCTGCTGCTCCGTTATTTGAGATATTAAAGCGATCTTCAGCACCATCTAATCTCTGTTCTCAAGATGTTTTGCTTGACCTTCCTAAGCCTCTCCTTACTGATCTTAGAGATTTAAAGAGATCCAAGGCACAGGGAAAAATATAG
- the LOC107877966 gene encoding uncharacterized protein LOC107877966 isoform X2, which yields MESDDDYQFVYLPEVPRPRFKRLKKAVATSKNQRGLVFDFDFAKLEALEEDEKRRGSVFEEKGGEAQEDSTELVSPHNSEVEIRLEPVYGDSRKKFFDDEGVLVSDQQWKEVKTSLEFGHQFRGEEHQQIGEDLVSKEIHEEIGETDKEIGDMNMEKFGIQQDVEGDGKKTKKKMRSKGGLGRQVKPKELASNRRIAAKESKTFLQQLQVDTQRLLRESKDATFKPIPVVHKPISSVLEKIRKRKLEISKKTTMLTGNSSIHKFTASREVMMEVDAKGAYSEEQRVDKLETELEGKVNAHGIEARITDTSNIDGISVLPIKRSSEIVPDEMALDEKHNAVFRAPVDDTQDLFDDFELTGSKDEILDDLASSHLEEVMAPSLLALNLKFDSAPPDESSSDDEDNDKENISSHIKGGGGCNSPKGDPVKAFVDDEAEVEEDSGDDLFHFCDNEDDNDIDDSAELHDIIATDYKEKPIDNEKRNELHQKWLEQQDAAGTENLLQRLKWVVEQKEMLVDDELEREECEEEVNDVTHMDAVPKSSTWLNSKNTKQIIMQMFVDKDDVFLSDEDEDTGKRLVKQRMLYNSELTNVAPPIEDEISSEIFGLIKKLNTVPDNKRKSKASSFFDTVLGDQKKKSSLKSSFLGRVTNHLPSSHKQSSTIVRSFIFGRDDSNSRSSMSMSEDSSDMTVKENLPNRNSSTMFGSFQAKTGSQGENSAAGTSAAAPLFEILKRSSAPSNLCSQDVLLDLPKPLLTDLRDLKRSKAQGKI from the exons ATGGAAAGCGATGATGATTATCAGTTCGTTTACTTGCCGGAGGTTCCCCGTCCGAGGTTCAAACGTTTAAAGAAAGCTGTAGCAACGTCCAAAAATCAACGTGGTCTCGTGTTTGACTTTGATTTTGCCAAATTGGAAGCTTTAGAAGAAGATGAGAAAAGACGTGGGTCTGTTTTTGAGGAAAAGGGCGGTGAAGCCCAAGAAGATTCAACTGAACTTGTGTCACCACACAACAGCGAAGTTGAGATCAGATTAGAGCCTGTTTATGGAGATAGTAGAAAAAAGTTCTTTGATGACGAGGGTGTTCTCGTTTCTGATCAGCAGTGGAAAGAGGTTAAAACATCTCTCGAATTTGGTCATCAGTTTCGTGGCGAAGAACATCAACAAATTGGTGAAGATTTGGTATCTAAGGAGATTCATGAAGAGATTGGAGAAACTGACAAAGAGATTGGGGATATGAATATGGAGAAATTCGGAATACAACAAGATGTTGAAGGAGATGgcaaaaagacaaaaaagaagaTGAGATCTAAAGGTGGCCTTGGTAGACAAGTGAAGCCTAAAGAACTGGCTTCGAATAGAAGAATAGCAGCAAAG GAAAGCAAAACATTTCTTCAGCAGCTTCAGGTTGATACTCAACGATTATTGCGAG AAAGCAAGGATGCAACCTTTAAGCCTATACCAGTTGTACATAAGCCAATATCCTCGGTTCTGGAAAAGATTCGGAAAAGGAAGCTTGAAATCTCAAAAAA GACCACAATGCTAACTGGAAACAGTTCCATTCACAAGTTTACTGCTTCTAGAGAGGTTATGATGGAAGTAGATGCGAAGGGTGCATATTCTGAAGAACAAAGAGTTGACAAACTGGAAACAGAGTTGGAAGGGAAAGTGAATGCTCATGGCATAGAAGCGAGGATTACAGATACTTCCAATATTGATGGAATTTCAGTACTTCCAATTAAGAGAAGCAGTGAAATTGTTCCTGATGAAATG GCTTTGGATGAAAAGCACAATGCTGTATTTAGAGCTCCTGTTGATGACACCCAG gatttatttgatgattttgaactaaCAGGCAGTAAGGATGAGATACTTGATGACCTGGCTTCTAGTCATTTGGAAGAAGTAATGGCACCGTCTCTCCTTGCTTTGAACTTGAAGTTTGATTCCGCCCCTCCAGATGAAAG TTCCTCAGATGACGAGGATAATGACAAGGAGAACATAAGTTCACATATAAAAGGTGGCGGTGGCTGCAATTCTCCAAAGGGAGACCCTGTTAAAGCATTTGTTGATGATGAAGCAGAGGTAGAAGAAGACAGTGGTGATGACCTATTCCATTTTTGTGATAATGAAGacgataatgatattgatgattctgctGAACTCCATGATATTATTGCCACTGATTACAAAGAGAAGCCAATTGATAATGAAAAGCGGAATGAACTTCATCAAAAGTGGCTTGAGCAACAGGATGCAGCTGGAACTGAAAATTTGCTGCAACGATTAAAATGGGTTGTAGAACAAAAAGAGATGTTGGTTGATGATGAACTAGAAAGAGAAGAGTGTGAAGAAGAGGTCAATGACGTCACTCACATGGATGCAGTACCTAAGAGTTCTACGTGGTTGAATTCAAAAAACACAAAGCAAATAAtaatgcagatgtttgtagataAAGATGATGTTTTCTTATCTGATGAAGATGAGGATACTGGAAAGAGGCTTGTCAAGCAGCGTATGCTTTATAATTCT GAGCTTACAAATGTGGCGCCACCTATTGAGGATGAAATTTCCAGTGAGATATTTGGACTTATAAAGAAGCTTAATACTGTGCCGGAtaataagagaaaatcaaaagCATCCT CATTCTTTGATACAGTTCTAGGGgatcaaaagaagaaaagttcTTTGAAG TCCTCTTTTCTTGGACGAGTTACAAATCATCTCCCATCATCCCATAAACAAAGTTCAACAATAGTTCGTTCTTTCATCTTTGGACGGGATGACAGCAATAGCCGAAGCTCAATGTCAATGTCAGAGGATTCTTCAGATATG ACCGTGAAAGAAAACCTTCCAAACAGGAATAGTTCAACTATGTTTGGAAGCTTCCAAGCCAAAACCGGCAGTCAAGGTGAAAATTCTGCTGCAGGAACATCAGCTGCTGCTCCGTTATTTGAGATATTAAAGCGATCTTCAGCACCATCTAATCTCTGTTCTCAAGATGTTTTGCTTGACCTTCCTAAGCCTCTCCTTACTGATCTTAGAGATTTAAAGAGATCCAAGGCACAGGGAAAAATATAG